In Halostagnicola larsenii XH-48, the sequence GCGTATCTCGTACGACATGTCCTACTGTCTGCGTTGGACTACCAAAAAAGGCACTGCTCGAACCGGCGAAAAACGTGATGGTTTTGACTCGAACGATATCGTAACCGAACCAACGTGCGTTGTCCCGACGCGAGCCGATCCCCGCAGAACCCACCACCAATGGTAATTCGTCCGGTAAATACGCCAGACGTATACAGAAAACAATTATAACCCTGGGGTGACAACTGCTATTCGGACGAAACGAGCTATGCCCACGGAAAAACAATTCAAGAACGAACTACAGAACGGGAAGATGATCGAATCGACCGACGAGATGACCGACGGCTACGAGAAGGCCCTCAAACAGATCCTGCTCGTGTCGGGCGATACCGAGCTTATGAGCGCGCCCGCGTACTACGAACAGTCGCTCAACGCGCCGTCGCTCGACGCGCGGGCTTCGTGTATCAGCGTCATCCAGGACGAACTCGGCCACGGTCACATCGCCTACCGGCTGCTCGAGGACCTCGGCGAGGATCGGCAGGAACTCATCTACGAGCGAGAGCCCCACGAGTTCCGTAACACGTACGGGTTCGACCAGCACATCGACAACTTCGCCGAACTCGTGACGGCCCACGGCATCTTCGACCGCGCCGGGATCGTGCTCCTCAGCGACATTCACGAGAACACCTCCTACGCGCCGTGGAAGCGCGCGCTCACGAAGGTGAGCAAGGAAGAGCAGTTCCACCTCCGACACGGCGAAACCTGGATGCGCCGGCTCGCGAACAACAGCGAGAAGACGAAACGCCACCTTCAGGACGCGATCGACTGGATGTTCCCGATGGGCGTCGAGTGGTTCGGCATGCCCGACGACAAGAAAAAACACGACGACCAGCTCGAGTATCGTATCAAGGGCAAGTCCAACGACGAGCTCCGACAGGACTGGCTCTCGCGGACGCTCCCGCTGATGAACGAACTGGACCTCGACGTTCCGGCCCACTACAGCGACGAACGCGACGAGTACGTTCTCGAGTACGACCTCCCGGTGGCGTTCGACGCCGAGAACAAGGAGTGGCGCTTCGACGAACCCATTTCGTGGTCCGATGTCATGGATCGGTGGCGCTCGCGCGGTCCCGCCAACGACAGGTACGTGAACATGGTCCAGTCCGGAACCGTGGAACTCGAGGTGTAACGATGTCGAGTGCACGCACAAACCCAACGGAATCCGTGGAATCCGTAGAACCCGATCTGGCCGGGGAGTTCGTCGAGGGGCGTCGCGCCGATGCGACGCCGTTCGAGCGCGAACTCTGGGACATGATCGACGAGATTCCGGATCCGCACATTCCCGTCAGCCTCGTGGAGATGGGAATGATCTACGACGTCGAAGTAACGAACGGTCACGTCGCCGTCGAGATGACCTACCCGTGTATGGGCTGTCCGGCCTACGACATGATACAAAACGATATCAGGAGCTGTCTGTCCCTGACCGACGGCGTCGACGAGGTCGACGTCGAGGTCGTCTGGGACCCGGTCTGGTCGAAGGACATGCTCACCGAACCGGTCCGCGAAAAGATGCGCGAGTCCGGAATCAGCCTCTAACCCGATCTATGAAGTACGAAGTATTCGCACGAATAAACCAGGGTGACGATACCATCCACGTCGGTACCGTCACCGCACAGAGCGACAGACTAGCGCGGATGTACGCCTACAACACCTTCGACGAGGAAGACTGGAACTACCTGGCCGTCGTCCGGGAAGAAAACCTGCTCGAGGTCAGCGGCGACCAGCCCAAACGCGAGGTGGCGGCCGGTGAGTGAGTGGCCCGACCCGGCGGTCGACTACGTGCAGGCGATTTCCGATACGAAACTCGTCCTCGGACAACGGTACGCGGAGTGGAGCCTCTCCGGCCCCTCGCTCGAGGACGATATCGGGGGTGCGAGCGCGGCCCAGGAGGAGATCGGCCACGTTCGCCAACTCGCGCGCGAACTCGAGGGTCAGGGACGCGACCTCGAATGGATAAACGGCCAGCGGGACCCGGACGAGTTCGCGAACGCCGCCTGTCTCGACCGCCTCGAGGGAAGTTGGACGGAGTACGTCGCGTCGGTCGCGCCGGCAGACCGCGCCGCGTGGTATCTGCTCGACGCGATCGATCGAGACGATCTAGACGGCCTGATCACCAAGATGGGCGAAGACGAGTACTTCCACCTCGAGTACCACGACGCTCGCCTCGAGACGCTCGCCGAGGAAGATCCGGAAACGGTCCAGAACACGCTCGAGACGACGTTACCGCAGGCGCTCGCGCTCATCGGCCCGGCCGCCTACGACGAGGATGAGGACCCGGTCTACACCACCGGGTTCACGGACCGATCGGTCGCCGAGATTCGCGAATCCTACATCGACCACTACCGACGGCTCTTCGAGGGAACCGACGTCTCGCTCGAGGCCGTCGAGTGGGACGAACCCGCGCTCGACGACTGGGACGAAAAGCGGCGGCGGTCGGGCTCCGGCGCGATCAGCCAAACGGACGTCGAGCAGCTCCGAGGCGAGAAAAACCAGCTGTTTACGATGAACTAACCAATGACCGACGACCGCTCCGAATCGACCGTGTTATGCCCGTTCTGTGGCGCTGCGGACACGGAACAGGAGTCCGCGTTCGGGAGTGAAATCTCGAAGACGCAGTACTACTGCAACGGCTGTAACACGATGTTCGAACGGATCAAATACGACGGCGCGAACCCGGAAACGGGCCGGTAACCGCCGCGACGGGGGCACGCTGGTTGCCCGCACCCATAGCATCAGCTATCTTGTTATTTCAATTCTACCCAATTTCTCGCTAGAAAGAAAGGTACTTATAGGTGGGCCTCAATGAGTGTCTTGTATGCAACTCCGACCGTTCAGTGAGCTGGATCTGGAGTATTTCACCACAGAGGTAACCGACCACGTGGGCACCCTTCGACTGGACCGTCCGCCGGCGAACGCACACGACATCAACGTGCTGTTGGAGCTCCAACGCGCAGTCGAGGCGGTTCGGTTCGACGAGAGCGTGCGCGCGGTCCTCTTCGGGAGTTCGAACGACAAGTTCTTCTCGACCGGATTCGACATCAAGGTCTTACAGGAGAAATCGGGTCGACAGGTCGGCTACGCGAGCCAGACGAGCAAAGAGATCATCATGAAGATGCGGACGACCGACACCATCTTCATCGCGATGGTTAACGGCCACTGCATGGGCGGCGGCCTCGAGCTCGCGCTGGCCTGTGACTTCCGCTACGTCGGCAACGACGAGAGCTACAACATCGGCATGCCCGAGATCCACCTCGGTCTCATCGCGGGTGAGGCGGGCACCCAGTTGCTCCCGCGGTACATCGACCGCTCGGAAGCGCTCGAGATGATGCTTACCGGCGAGACCCTCACTCCGGAAGAAGCGACGGAGAAGGGCATCTTCGACGAGATCCACCCCCCGGACGAGATCGAAGACGCCGCCTTCGAGTTCGCCGAACTGATCGCCTCGAAAGCGAGCGTCGCCGTCGGCAACAACAAGCTGGCGGTCAACGAGGGCCTCGAGATGCCGCTCTCTGACGCGCTGGCACACGAACGCGAACTGCAGAACCGCTTGCTCGGCTCCGACGTCGCCAAAGAGGGCGTCGACGCCTTCCTCGACGACCGCGAGCCGGACTTCCTCGGCGTCGAACTCGGCGACGAAGAGCCCGGTTCCGACGAGTAACCGCTCGCCCCGTTCTCCGATCGCTTTTTCACCCGTAGAGATTTCCGTGACTCGTCTCGAGTTCGTCGCTTCGAGGCGGTGAAAATTACCGAATCCTGCACGTTCCTAACGCTGCTCACGAACGTACCTACTGTGCAATCGATTACGTCCCACCGGGTGCGGTTCGGGGAACTCGCCGGCCCGCTCGTGAGCAGTTCGACGCTGTTCGACTGGCAGTTGGTATCGACACAGGCGATCACGACCGCGGCCGACGATCCGTTCGAAGGCATCCTCGAGAACGACGGCATTCCGTACGCGCCCGTCGTCAACGCGGCTTCGGTCGCTCGGTATCCGACGATCGGCGACACGATCGACGTCGAAGCGACCCCGACGAACGTCGGCGACTCGAGCGTGGAGCTGACCTACGAAATCGTCGACCGGGACGGGTCCACGCTGGCGACCGCGCAGATGACACACGTCACGATCGGCCCCGACGGAACCGCGCTGTCGCTTCCGGAGTCCGCACGCGCCTACTTCGAGGAGTCGCGAGTCTCCCGGTCGCCGCCCGTCGGTCCTGATCGGGAACCGACCGAAGCCGACGCCGGCGCGCTCCCGTCGTTCTCGTCGTCGACTCGAGTCCGCAGCCCGTTGGCCGAGGGAGCGACGCTCGCGTACTTCGAAGAGTATCCCCGTCTCGCCACGATCGCGCTAGAAGAGCACATCGAGCGCCGCGGCGCGGACGTCGCCGACCTGTACGGCGAACGGATTCCGTTTCGGATGCGCGACTGGCGGTGGGAGTTCGAGTCACCGGTTCGGTTTCAGTCGACCCTCGATGTCGAGTGCGACGTGATCAGCGTCGACCGGGAGACGGTTCGAATCGAGCACACGCTCTCGAGCGACGGTCGGACGAGCATTCGGGGAACGACCGAATACGGCTGTTTCGACGACGCGGGCGAGCCGACCGCGTTCGACGAACGAACGCTCGAGTTATTCGACACGGCCTGATCGGTCGTCCGGCTCCACGAGCGCGGGCGGGGTCACGCCGTCAGATCGATCTCGCCGGGGTACGATTCGACGGCGGGCGCGTATTCGACGGGCGTCCCCGCCCCCTCGAGCGGTCGAACGAGGTTGAGTGCAGCCAACCGCTCGAGGTGGGCGGCCGCTTCGCCCGCGCCGAACTTCGCGTGCACGCCGGACATTTCGCCGAATAGTTCCCGCGCGACGGCCCATGGCGTGCTCGCGGTCGACTGTGCCGTCTCGAGCGCCCGAAAGCAGGCTTGAGCCCGCTCGCGGTGGTGGTCGCGTACCTCCTCGCAGGCCGCCGGAACATCGATCGTCGTTCCGTGGCCCGGATACCCGCGTTCGGCCGCGTTCTCGACCCGATCCAGTGACGAAAGATATTTTGCGAGCGGATCGGACAGCCGCGTGTCGCTCCCGCCCACGTTCGGCGTGTACGTCGGCAACAACAGGTCGCCCAGATAGACTATCCCGTCTGCCCGCAGTGACGCGTGCCCCGCCGTGTGCCCCGGCGTGTGGACGAACTCGACGCCGGCGACCACGTCGCCGTCGACGTGTGGTTCCGCCGGGAACGAATCCGGAAGCGGCGAGGGACTGTCGCCGTCTCTCACCTGCGTTCGCCTCGCCTCGGGGACGCCCCAGCGTTCGAGCGTCCGCTCATCGCGTTCGAGGCGGCGCTCTCGAGCGTTCGCGTAGTCGCCGACCAGCGGGCAGTCCGCACGGTGGACGTGTAACGCGGCGCTCGCTCGCTCGGCGACCCGACAGGAGAGTCCCGCGTGGTCGATGTGCCAGTGGGTGACCAGGACGTGTTCGATATCGGTGACCGACAGACCTGCCCTGGTAATTCCGGCCTGGAGGCTCGACCACGCCCGTTCGGTCGGTGGTCCCGGGTCGATGAGGACGCCGCGATCGGGCAGGACGTACGCGCTGTTTGCCCCTTCCGGCGAGCCGTCGCCGACGTCGATTCGAATAGTGTCACTCATAGCCTTACTTCGGAACCGTCGTCTCGTCCTGGTCGCCGAGCAGTTCGTCCAGCCCGAACTCCGCCCAGCGCTCGCTCAGCGCCTCGAGGATGTTCTCCGAGAACGCCGTCTCGAAGGTCACCCGCGGTGCGATGTACTCTTCGTCCCATCGCGGGTCCCAGGTCGCGTTGACGTAGAGCCGGGAGCCGGTCTCGCCGTCGCGTCGATACCCGGTCGCCGTCGCGGCGGGCGCGTTCGGTTCGCTGAAGGTCCAGTCGTTCGCCGGATGGGCTTTCACCCACATGTCGTTGACCGCTCGAGCGAGGTTCGTCGGATCCGCCTGCTCGTCCAGTACGACGACTTTGTCGAACAGATTCGAGAAGGAAAACAGCGTGTTCGCGAGTTGCCACTCGAAGCCGGCGTAGAGGATTTCGCTCGAGACGATACAGAGCCCGAGGCGGCCCTCGACGGGGAGCTGGATCCACTCGACCGGCGAGACGCCCCAGTAGTTGTTGACCCGCCTGAACAGCTGTGCGGCTTCGACGAGACTCGTGAGGTGCACGTCGTCGGTCATCGGACCGTTCGGCGGTGTAAACGAAACGATCGGCGACTCTCGCGTGGCGATCCGGTCGGCAGAAACTTCGATGGTCGCCGTGTCACCCGTCAGCTCCCAGGCGGCGTTCGGTCCGCGCGGTTCGGCCTCGACGACGCGTAGCGTGCCGTCGATCCGGACTTCCGCGTCGGCCGGTACGACCCGCGAATCGACGGTCGCCATCGGAATATCGGCCAATCCCGCGGCGAGTTCGGGAACCGCGGGCGTGGTCCGGTCCTGCGTCCACCCCTGCAGTGCAGCGAGCAGCGAACACGCCGACGCGCCGAGAACGACGCTCGCGGTCGCCGCCGGCTCACACCACTCCGCGAACGCCTCGGGAACCGAGAGACGGAGCGTTGTGCTGTGGAGGGCCTGTCCGCGAATCGGCACCCAGGTCGTCGTTCCCCGCTTCTCGGCGACGAGCACTCCGAGCGAGACGAGCGGATACCGGTCGGTCCCGACCGTTGGCAGGCCGAGGGTGTGTAGGTCTCCAGCCTCGTCGATGTCGGTCGCCGCCGGCTCGGTTTGCCGGTCCTCGACAGAGGCTGTTTCCCGTCCGGCCAGTCGCTCGAGCAGTTCGACGTACGAACAGTCGGGGCCGAGCCCGAGCGCCTGTGCGATCCGCTGGCCGGACTGGTGTGATCGGCTCGAGAACTGGCTGGGCCCGCCGTAGACGCCGCTCGCGAACCGCACCCGGCCGGGCGTAGTTTCGAACAGCGCTGCGGGAGCGCCGCCTCGGATCGCTTCCCGCGCGACGGTCGCGGCGGTTTCGTCCCAGTGAACCCCTTCGGTGATCGTCACCAGATCGTTCGTTTGCTCGAGGCGGTCGAGCTGCGTTCGAAGCGTCATCGGTCAGGGCCCTCCATCTCGATGAACGGGTCGGTTTCCGATTCGACTCCCGCCCGCTCGAATTCGAGTCCGGCCCGCTCGAGTATCTTCCGCGCTCGGTACGCCGCTTCGATATCGTCTTCTCGGGAGAAGTCGTCCGCGGCCGTCGCCGATCGATCGTCGGGCGCAGAACGCGTCGCGTCGATATATGCCTTCGCCGATTTCGCCTTCGACGTGCCGGTCTGCACGTCGCCCTTCTCGGTCGGCGTCTGGTAAATGTTCAGCGGAACCTTCGGCATCGTTTCGACGCCGAACTGGTGGAAGTCGGTGTCCGGGTCGGCGTGGAGCGCGAGTGCCTCGAGGACCGCCCGCTGATCGAGCGGGTCCACGTCGCCGTCGACGAAGACGAAGAAATCCACGTGGAGCATTCCCCAGGTGGTGAAGATGAAGTTCGCGAGTTCGTGGAGGTAGCCGGCATCCGTTGTCTCCGTCGAGATAACGTAGACTGTTCTGGGCGTCGATTTCCAGGGGACGCAACTTTCGACGTCGAAGCCGGCAGCCCGGAGGCCGAGCGTCGCGTCGGGCCCGACGCAGCCGACTTCCATCGAACTCGTGGAGTTTTCGGAATAGCCGACGCCCGTCCCTTCGACGCAGAAGGGAATAATCGGGTCCTCTCGGTGGGTTATCGCCGAGACTCGCAGGAGGGGCATCGATCGCCGGGGACCGTGCATGTAGCCGAAGTAGTCGCCGAACGGTCCCTCGTCTCGGCGTTCGTTTGGGACGATTTCCCCCTCGATGACCAGTTCGGCCGACGCGGGCACCATGAGATCGTTCGTCTCGGCGGGGACGAGTTCGATGGGTGCCTGTTTCAATCCCCCCGCGAACTCGGCTTCGCTCCTGCCCGTCGGGATCCACATGACGGAGGTGTACTGCACGGCGGGTTCGACGCCGACCGCGATGGCGACCGGCATCGGCTCGTCGCGTCGCTCGTACTTGTAGTAGTAGAGGTTCGGCGTCTGTTCGCCAGCCAGCAGTAATACGCTCGCGTTCTCGCCGTCGTGGATCATCGACCGGTGGTTCGACCAGTCGACCCACGACGAGTCGGGATCGGGCGCGATGAGCGTGTGGACGTTCGAGTATCGCCCGCCGTCGCCGCCGTGGATGTACGGCCAGGGAAACTCGAGCATGTCCACGTCGTCGCCGCTGACGACGAACTCCTTGCACGGCGCGTCGTCGGCCGAGACGGTCACCGGGTCCCGCGGATCTTTCAACCGATCGATGACGATTTCGTAGTACTCGCGCGCCGAGAGGTCCGGCGGGAGCCCCAGTCCGAGTGCGATCCGATCCCAGGGTCTATTCTGGGTTCCTCTGTACGGATCGCCAACGAGCCGAGCCGACTCGACGTCGTCGAAGACGGGGATCTTGCTGTCTTCTTTGTTCAACAGCATCGTGACGGCGCTGGCCTCGAGATTCCAGGACGTCGGCTCGGCGATTCGGTGGAGGTCACCTCTCGCTTCGAGTGTCTGTAGATACGCTCTGAGACTAGCGACCGTCATTCGTGTTCGTATAACTCCTCGGCGAGATCCGTGCGCTCAGATTGCACCTTGAGGTCGATGTACTCGCGGACGAGATTCGGATAGTTCTCCGAGAGGTGCTGTAACATAATCGTTCGACTCGCTTCGGAGACGGACTGAAACTCCCCCTTCTCTGTGAGATACTGTAACAATGCTTTCACCTCTTTGGATCGCGTGTTGATGACGGTCGACTGCTCTTCGATTTCTGCCGTCGTCGACTCGAGGAGTTCGAGGTCGATGTCCTCACCTTCGTCCGTTTCGATGATGTCGATGTACCACTCCTCTTCGGTATTCTCGTGTGGACCCTTGACGACGGTCAACGTCTCCGGATCCGTGAGGTTATCAGGGATTTTATCTATTCTGGCCCGGACGCTCGAGATCTCCTTCGTCCGTTCATCACTTATCTGTAATGTGGTCTCCTGCCCCGCTGGATCCTCGGGTAAGTTGTTTTCCGATGTGATGTAATTCCCTGTCATGCGCTCTACCAGATGTTGGTAAGTCAGCCAAATAAAAACCCTATATAATTTTTCGAACACATTCGATAGTTGATGTGGTTTGTGCGGCACGAACGGGCCGGCATTGTTCGGACGACGCCGGGGTCTGAGCCGCTCGAGTACGTCTCAATAATCTGGCTCTTCGTTCGCCAGAAACGCTCGTACGCCCTCTTCGTGCTCCGGCGAGCCGTAGGCGAGCGACTGCGTATGTATCTCGTGGGTGAGCGCGTCTCGCCAGCCTCGATTCATGTTCTCGTGGATCGCTCGCTTCGTGAGCCCGATCGTTTTCGAGGGCCGCTTTCGAAGCGTCTCGAGGAGTTCCTCGACCGTCTCGTCTAACTCCTGTGCGGGAACGGTCTCGTTTACGAGTCCGAGCCGTTGGGCCTCGCTCGCGGAGATGAACTCGCCCGTCATCGCCAGTCGTTTCGCCGCTCGAAGCCCGACGAGTTGCGGGAGGAGGAAGGTTCCGCCCGTATCGGGAACGAGTCCGACGCGCACGAACGCGCAACTGAAAGACGCGGATTCGACGGCGTAAGCGAAGTCACTGATAGCGGTTATCGCCAATCCGGCCCCTACGGCGTCGCCGTTGACTTTCGCGATGATCGGGAGCTCGGAGGAAAGGGCCGTTTCGACCACTCGTCCGAGGGTTTCGGTGACGCGGTCGACGGATTCCTTCGGTGTTTCGTCGCGGTCGGCCATCGCCTCGAGGTCGCCACCGGCGCTGAATGCGTCTCCCTCACCGGTGAGTACGATCGCGTCGAACTGCGTAGCGTCGACGGCTTCGATGGCATCCGCAAGTTCCGTCGCAGCGCTTGCAGTGAATGCGTTGAGCGACTCGGGACGGTCGAAGGTTATCGTCCGAACCCCCGCGCTGTCTTCGACGTTCATACCGTTGCAACTCCATTCTGCCTGTTAAATTTTCCTAGACCACACAGTCTACGATCCGGTTTGTCTCTCTATTCTAAATTTATTGCTATAAACAAAATTCACACAGATATAGTATATGTGTGGAAAAATTTCACTCACCATCTCTATTCAAAATTGAGTAGGTGCGATACTGGCCGTAAAATCCTGTTATAGCAGGGACTGTCCAGCACAGAGATGGTGAACTGGGGATCCCCATTCTAGTGGATCTCCTCGTCTGAACAATATGACGTGTAGGTTCGGTTTACGGGGTCAATTCAGGCTTGTTGGATGACTATCGACGCATATCACTAAAACATATAATTAATATATTATATATTTTATTACTACTATGCTTTATTGATACCTTCCGTACCTTCACCGGCCTCGAATCTAAATAAGATAATAACTATAATAGTAGTAAATACATAGTCACCTATTTATCTGCGGAGACAGTTGTTACTGTTACGATGAACGAAGATTCGCCCGGTTTAGATGGCATGGAGGATATCGGCATTGAAACCGTCGTTCTCGGGGTACGTGCTCGCGATGACGACCGCGCCGA encodes:
- a CDS encoding 1,2-phenylacetyl-CoA epoxidase subunit PaaC, whose translation is MPTEKQFKNELQNGKMIESTDEMTDGYEKALKQILLVSGDTELMSAPAYYEQSLNAPSLDARASCISVIQDELGHGHIAYRLLEDLGEDRQELIYEREPHEFRNTYGFDQHIDNFAELVTAHGIFDRAGIVLLSDIHENTSYAPWKRALTKVSKEEQFHLRHGETWMRRLANNSEKTKRHLQDAIDWMFPMGVEWFGMPDDKKKHDDQLEYRIKGKSNDELRQDWLSRTLPLMNELDLDVPAHYSDERDEYVLEYDLPVAFDAENKEWRFDEPISWSDVMDRWRSRGPANDRYVNMVQSGTVELEV
- a CDS encoding metal-sulfur cluster assembly factor, with translation MSSARTNPTESVESVEPDLAGEFVEGRRADATPFERELWDMIDEIPDPHIPVSLVEMGMIYDVEVTNGHVAVEMTYPCMGCPAYDMIQNDIRSCLSLTDGVDEVDVEVVWDPVWSKDMLTEPVREKMRESGISL
- a CDS encoding phenylacetic acid degradation PaaB family protein, yielding MKYEVFARINQGDDTIHVGTVTAQSDRLARMYAYNTFDEEDWNYLAVVREENLLEVSGDQPKREVAAGE
- a CDS encoding Phenylacetic acid catabolic protein, which encodes MSEWPDPAVDYVQAISDTKLVLGQRYAEWSLSGPSLEDDIGGASAAQEEIGHVRQLARELEGQGRDLEWINGQRDPDEFANAACLDRLEGSWTEYVASVAPADRAAWYLLDAIDRDDLDGLITKMGEDEYFHLEYHDARLETLAEEDPETVQNTLETTLPQALALIGPAAYDEDEDPVYTTGFTDRSVAEIRESYIDHYRRLFEGTDVSLEAVEWDEPALDDWDEKRRRSGSGAISQTDVEQLRGEKNQLFTMN
- a CDS encoding PaaD-like zinc ribbon domain-containing protein — its product is MTDDRSESTVLCPFCGAADTEQESAFGSEISKTQYYCNGCNTMFERIKYDGANPETGR
- a CDS encoding enoyl-CoA hydratase/isomerase family protein; its protein translation is MQLRPFSELDLEYFTTEVTDHVGTLRLDRPPANAHDINVLLELQRAVEAVRFDESVRAVLFGSSNDKFFSTGFDIKVLQEKSGRQVGYASQTSKEIIMKMRTTDTIFIAMVNGHCMGGGLELALACDFRYVGNDESYNIGMPEIHLGLIAGEAGTQLLPRYIDRSEALEMMLTGETLTPEEATEKGIFDEIHPPDEIEDAAFEFAELIASKASVAVGNNKLAVNEGLEMPLSDALAHERELQNRLLGSDVAKEGVDAFLDDREPDFLGVELGDEEPGSDE
- a CDS encoding acyl-CoA thioesterase; translation: MQSITSHRVRFGELAGPLVSSSTLFDWQLVSTQAITTAADDPFEGILENDGIPYAPVVNAASVARYPTIGDTIDVEATPTNVGDSSVELTYEIVDRDGSTLATAQMTHVTIGPDGTALSLPESARAYFEESRVSRSPPVGPDREPTEADAGALPSFSSSTRVRSPLAEGATLAYFEEYPRLATIALEEHIERRGADVADLYGERIPFRMRDWRWEFESPVRFQSTLDVECDVISVDRETVRIEHTLSSDGRTSIRGTTEYGCFDDAGEPTAFDERTLELFDTA
- a CDS encoding MBL fold metallo-hydrolase translates to MSDTIRIDVGDGSPEGANSAYVLPDRGVLIDPGPPTERAWSSLQAGITRAGLSVTDIEHVLVTHWHIDHAGLSCRVAERASAALHVHRADCPLVGDYANARERRLERDERTLERWGVPEARRTQVRDGDSPSPLPDSFPAEPHVDGDVVAGVEFVHTPGHTAGHASLRADGIVYLGDLLLPTYTPNVGGSDTRLSDPLAKYLSSLDRVENAAERGYPGHGTTIDVPAACEEVRDHHRERAQACFRALETAQSTASTPWAVARELFGEMSGVHAKFGAGEAAAHLERLAALNLVRPLEGAGTPVEYAPAVESYPGEIDLTA
- a CDS encoding UbiD family decarboxylase; this encodes MTLRTQLDRLEQTNDLVTITEGVHWDETAATVAREAIRGGAPAALFETTPGRVRFASGVYGGPSQFSSRSHQSGQRIAQALGLGPDCSYVELLERLAGRETASVEDRQTEPAATDIDEAGDLHTLGLPTVGTDRYPLVSLGVLVAEKRGTTTWVPIRGQALHSTTLRLSVPEAFAEWCEPAATASVVLGASACSLLAALQGWTQDRTTPAVPELAAGLADIPMATVDSRVVPADAEVRIDGTLRVVEAEPRGPNAAWELTGDTATIEVSADRIATRESPIVSFTPPNGPMTDDVHLTSLVEAAQLFRRVNNYWGVSPVEWIQLPVEGRLGLCIVSSEILYAGFEWQLANTLFSFSNLFDKVVVLDEQADPTNLARAVNDMWVKAHPANDWTFSEPNAPAATATGYRRDGETGSRLYVNATWDPRWDEEYIAPRVTFETAFSENILEALSERWAEFGLDELLGDQDETTVPK
- a CDS encoding UbiD family decarboxylase, coding for MTVASLRAYLQTLEARGDLHRIAEPTSWNLEASAVTMLLNKEDSKIPVFDDVESARLVGDPYRGTQNRPWDRIALGLGLPPDLSAREYYEIVIDRLKDPRDPVTVSADDAPCKEFVVSGDDVDMLEFPWPYIHGGDGGRYSNVHTLIAPDPDSSWVDWSNHRSMIHDGENASVLLLAGEQTPNLYYYKYERRDEPMPVAIAVGVEPAVQYTSVMWIPTGRSEAEFAGGLKQAPIELVPAETNDLMVPASAELVIEGEIVPNERRDEGPFGDYFGYMHGPRRSMPLLRVSAITHREDPIIPFCVEGTGVGYSENSTSSMEVGCVGPDATLGLRAAGFDVESCVPWKSTPRTVYVISTETTDAGYLHELANFIFTTWGMLHVDFFVFVDGDVDPLDQRAVLEALALHADPDTDFHQFGVETMPKVPLNIYQTPTEKGDVQTGTSKAKSAKAYIDATRSAPDDRSATAADDFSREDDIEAAYRARKILERAGLEFERAGVESETDPFIEMEGPDR
- a CDS encoding enoyl-CoA hydratase/isomerase family protein, translated to MNVEDSAGVRTITFDRPESLNAFTASAATELADAIEAVDATQFDAIVLTGEGDAFSAGGDLEAMADRDETPKESVDRVTETLGRVVETALSSELPIIAKVNGDAVGAGLAITAISDFAYAVESASFSCAFVRVGLVPDTGGTFLLPQLVGLRAAKRLAMTGEFISASEAQRLGLVNETVPAQELDETVEELLETLRKRPSKTIGLTKRAIHENMNRGWRDALTHEIHTQSLAYGSPEHEEGVRAFLANEEPDY